In a genomic window of Spiroplasma melliferum:
- a CDS encoding putative hypoxanthine phosphoribosyltransferase, whose product MKIHPLVKEILITTEEIDEKCFELGQQISHYYLNEYPAKDNTILCLGLLKGCIPFMAKFIAHLVGVECETEYMVVSSYFGGVKSKDTPQILLDLPMPITNRDILLVEDIIDSGKTIKMIKDYLYLKGARSVKVVTLLDKKAGRKVDLVADWYGFDVPPAFLIGFGLDYQERLRNLPYIAIADQEKLATWKWDIKK is encoded by the coding sequence ATGAAGATACATCCCCTTGTAAAAGAAATTTTAATTACTACTGAAGAAATTGATGAAAAATGTTTTGAATTAGGACAACAAATTAGTCATTATTATCTTAATGAATATCCAGCAAAAGATAATACAATTTTATGCTTAGGATTATTAAAAGGATGTATTCCTTTTATGGCAAAATTTATTGCTCATTTAGTTGGTGTTGAATGTGAAACTGAATATATGGTTGTTTCATCTTATTTTGGTGGTGTTAAGAGTAAAGATACTCCACAAATTTTACTTGATTTACCAATGCCAATAACAAATCGAGATATTTTATTAGTCGAAGATATTATTGATAGTGGTAAAACAATTAAAATGATTAAAGACTATTTATATCTAAAAGGAGCACGTAGTGTGAAAGTTGTTACTTTATTAGATAAAAAAGCTGGTCGTAAAGTCGATTTAGTTGCTGATTGATATGGATTTGATGTTCCACCTGCTTTTTTAATTGGCTTTGGTTTAGATTATCAAGAACGTTTACGCAATTTGCCATATATTGCGATTGCTGATCAGGAAAAATTAGCAACATGAAAATGAGATATAAAGAAGTAA
- a CDS encoding Spiroplasmavirus-related protein, whose product MNNVFIQDNLTNKRHNVFMNALNYVKKEYYLKKVFYGNYVKNIVLPLELVNNNPRNKMGVKNTGKNDKKLWNSRIRSQGNCIRKAYENFWNCKNLSFLTLTYAVNEKDVKKCKNDLKLFFNNINRWWNNPIRSKNHKGILKYMYTYEYQKRGAVHFHIILNQKIPNSVVQQYWKHGINKNIKVRAGSNEDVVKYLAKYIVKTANNDKSQNHYDLNIKAYQFSKNCKNPKVKVGVIELSEQDLIYSVKDNLNYFSFCDKNGYKIGFSCDSYYGLDKFREFKKYVSADRKIFRNLVKNTNFTVNKNTNLRC is encoded by the coding sequence ATGAATAATGTTTTTATTCAAGATAATTTAACAAATAAACGTCATAATGTATTTATGAATGCTTTAAATTATGTTAAAAAAGAATATTATTTAAAAAAAGTGTTTTATGGTAATTATGTTAAAAATATTGTTTTACCACTAGAATTAGTTAATAATAATCCTCGTAATAAAATGGGAGTTAAAAATACTGGAAAAAATGATAAAAAATTGTGGAATAGTCGTATTCGCTCGCAAGGAAATTGTATTCGGAAAGCATATGAAAATTTTTGAAATTGTAAAAATTTAAGTTTTTTGACTTTAACTTATGCCGTTAATGAGAAAGATGTTAAAAAATGTAAAAATGATTTAAAGTTATTTTTTAATAATATAAATCGTTGATGAAACAATCCTATTCGTTCTAAAAATCATAAAGGAATTTTAAAATATATGTATACTTATGAGTATCAAAAACGCGGAGCAGTTCACTTTCATATCATATTAAACCAAAAAATACCTAACAGTGTTGTACAACAATACTGAAAACACGGTATTAATAAAAATATTAAAGTTCGTGCAGGTTCTAATGAAGATGTTGTTAAATATCTTGCTAAATATATTGTTAAAACTGCTAATAATGATAAGTCCCAAAATCATTATGATTTAAACATTAAAGCGTATCAATTTAGTAAAAATTGTAAAAATCCAAAGGTTAAAGTCGGTGTTATTGAATTATCTGAACAAGATTTAATTTATTCAGTTAAAGATAACTTAAATTATTTTTCTTTTTGTGATAAAAATGGTTATAAAATTGGTTTTAGTTGTGATAGTTATTATGGTTTAGATAAATTTAGAGAATTTAAAAAATATGTTTCTGCTGATAGAAAAATATTTAGAAATTTAGTTAAAAATACTAATTTTACTGTTAATAAAAATACCAATTTAAGGTGTTAA
- a CDS encoding putative phage protein, translated as MADRDVKCKECGKIWTFTTKNTTYNSFRGLAKDTMISYGHYYFCPDNNCLGMYKHRRQDNCCIHKK; from the coding sequence ATGGCAGATAGAGATGTTAAATGTAAAGAATGTGGCAAAATTTGAACTTTTACTACTAAAAATACAACTTATAATAGTTTTAGGGGTTTAGCAAAAGATACTATGATATCTTATGGTCATTATTATTTTTGCCCTGATAATAATTGTTTAGGTATGTATAAACATCGAAGACAGGATAATTGTTGTATTCATAAAAAATAA
- a CDS encoding Spiroplasmavirus-related protein, translated as MNGFLVQLIDIATGKIIKDDKGNESKWDSYTFTPVIKLENGTVKGTKDLSKSKWFKITDENYLELKPYLIDGNLFYVSLKWDGKINIVEPYTENYNEQEFINKYSNNSSITESNS; from the coding sequence ATGAATGGATTTCTAGTACAGTTGATAGATATTGCAACGGGTAAAATTATTAAAGATGACAAAGGTAATGAAAGTAAATGAGATAGTTATACATTTACACCAGTTATTAAATTAGAAAATGGTACTGTTAAAGGTACAAAAGATTTGTCAAAATCAAAATGATTTAAAATAACTGATGAAAATTATTTAGAATTAAAACCTTATTTAATTGATGGTAATTTATTTTATGTTTCGCTTAAATGGGATGGAAAAATTAATATTGTTGAACCATATACAGAAAATTATAACGAGCAAGAATTCATTAACAAATATTCTAATAATTCATCAATAACAGAAAGCAATAGTTAA
- a CDS encoding Spiroplasmavirus-related protein gives MKKQTKLYKQRLKYLVNVIHQCLPTKIPLFMLRKVIKLYLNHNVIDIGVMEEQHFKLLVEQVKNYMLKIESENQK, from the coding sequence ATGAAAAAGCAAACTAAGTTATATAAACAACGATTAAAATATTTGGTTAATGTTATACATCAATGTTTACCTACTAAAATACCATTATTTATGTTAAGAAAAGTAATTAAGTTATATCTTAATCATAATGTTATTGATATTGGTGTTATGGAAGAACAACATTTTAAGTTATTAGTAGAACAAGTAAAAAATTATATGTTAAAAATAGAAAGTGAGAATCAAAAATAA
- a CDS encoding putative phage protein yields MDIVAMILLVSIIILLYIYVISSMFFDKRKIKKDKLQNEKLELENEKLKLEIKDLKNKESDN; encoded by the coding sequence ATGGATATAGTTGCTATGATTTTATTAGTTTCAATAATTATTTTATTGTATATTTATGTTATTTCTTCTATGTTTTTTGATAAAAGAAAAATTAAAAAAGATAAATTACAAAATGAAAAATTAGAACTTGAAAATGAGAAATTAAAGTTAGAAATTAAAGATTTAAAAAATAAGGAGAGTGATAATTAA
- a CDS encoding Spiroplasmavirus-related protein — protein sequence MTVFATIILILSMFMLLIFLTVSTVFKIKNKYLICPHCSKKVEFKEWGKRKIKKADKSVE from the coding sequence ATGACTGTTTTTGCAACAATTATTTTAATACTATCAATGTTTATGTTATTAATATTTTTAACAGTAAGTACAGTATTTAAGATTAAAAATAAATATTTAATTTGTCCGCATTGTTCTAAAAAAGTAGAATTTAAAGAATGGGGAAAACGAAAAATTAAAAAAGCAGATAAATCTGTTGAATAA
- a CDS encoding Spiroplasmavirus-related protein — MNANFLAEGTSPDASVIKQIADFAGVLADWAIAFTNWFIGFLGSHMLLIIPLVLMFVVLGIETIRKLIHGY; from the coding sequence ATGAATGCAAATTTTTTAGCAGAAGGTACTAGTCCTGACGCAAGTGTTATTAAGCAAATAGCAGATTTTGCTGGTGTTCTTGCTGATTGGGCGATTGCTTTTACTAACTGATTTATCGGTTTTTTAGGGTCACATATGTTATTAATTATTCCGTTAGTTTTAATGTTTGTGGTTTTAGGAATTGAAACAATCAGAAAGTTAATTCACGGATATTAA
- a CDS encoding Spiroplasmavirus-related protein yields MQSVWDLYYEFMTIIFGVNHPIILDIVIFVVFLILVFGLLFLILSCIFRWIK; encoded by the coding sequence ATGCAAAGTGTATGAGATTTATATTATGAATTTATGACTATTATTTTTGGAGTTAATCACCCTATTATTTTAGATATTGTTATATTTGTTGTATTTTTAATACTTGTTTTTGGTTTATTATTTTTAATTTTAAGCTGTATTTTTAGGTGGATAAAATAA
- a CDS encoding Spiroplasmavirus-related protein: MDWNIFLQRVYRGLLQIFYFIPKTEIDNFVGSSIDNITYSVIMIGIWLVVFFLIWLSIFILYKTIRLVV; the protein is encoded by the coding sequence ATGGACTGAAATATTTTTTTGCAACGAGTATATCGAGGTCTTTTACAAATTTTTTATTTTATTCCAAAAACTGAAATTGATAATTTTGTCGGTAGTTCTATTGATAATATTACTTATTCAGTAATTATGATAGGTATTTGATTAGTTGTTTTTTTCCTAATTTGGTTATCAATATTTATTTTATATAAAACAATTAGATTGGTGGTGTAG
- a CDS encoding Spiroplasmavirus-related protein, with amino-acid sequence MFKIYFNLFRRQKNIKFSYWFVNWFIANILFYLFIVCFNLQFIYFSSTSVTDIILFIFLVIFDIIFFWSFFSNLFQTRKLIKIIKSSPISIINGALGTGKTLLMTYLSQIAKFDNVYSNYFINDEKIGVLGLNHLDFKNKNYKIPPNDSLILFDEIFLYMNGAKPEENNKKFSGLIPYFLLCRQFDNNIVFAGQRINQNWVEYREIANMIIVPMQCIKPSIFFPYFKMKIGFFDDLDDYLVWKTETVKRTANGKRVRKKSNKDIGINFVKITIPLSIAMQYDSKYLKFVRDLKNDKVPSYIKQNWPSIVKKDITINELREMGMEHLLKNLGELEND; translated from the coding sequence ATGTTTAAAATTTATTTTAATTTATTTAGAAGACAAAAGAATATTAAATTTTCTTATTGATTTGTAAATTGATTTATAGCAAATATTTTATTTTATCTTTTTATTGTTTGTTTTAATTTACAGTTTATATATTTTAGTTCTACATCAGTTACTGATATTATCCTTTTTATTTTTTTAGTAATTTTTGATATTATCTTTTTTTGGTCTTTTTTTAGTAATCTTTTTCAAACACGAAAATTGATTAAAATTATTAAAAGTAGTCCAATATCAATTATTAATGGTGCTTTGGGTACTGGTAAAACTTTATTGATGACTTATTTATCGCAAATTGCTAAGTTTGACAATGTTTATTCTAATTATTTTATTAATGATGAAAAAATAGGAGTTTTAGGTTTAAATCATTTAGATTTTAAAAATAAAAATTATAAAATACCGCCAAATGATAGTTTAATTTTGTTTGATGAAATATTTTTGTATATGAATGGTGCTAAACCGGAAGAAAATAATAAAAAGTTTAGCGGTTTAATTCCATATTTTTTGTTATGTCGTCAGTTTGATAATAATATTGTTTTTGCTGGACAACGAATTAATCAAAATTGAGTGGAATATAGAGAGATTGCTAATATGATTATTGTTCCTATGCAGTGTATTAAACCTAGTATATTTTTTCCTTATTTTAAAATGAAAATAGGTTTTTTTGATGACTTAGATGATTATTTAGTATGAAAAACAGAAACAGTTAAACGAACAGCAAACGGTAAAAGAGTTCGTAAAAAGTCTAATAAAGATATTGGTATTAATTTTGTTAAGATAACAATTCCTTTGTCTATTGCTATGCAATATGATAGTAAATATTTAAAATTTGTGCGTGATTTAAAAAATGATAAAGTACCAAGTTATATTAAACAAAATTGACCTAGTATTGTTAAAAAAGATATTACAATTAATGAATTACGAGAAATGGGTATGGAACATTTATTAAAGAATTTGGGGGAATTAGAAAATGATTAA
- a CDS encoding Spiroplasmavirus-related protein translates to MINLLANDVWNGAINVVVDIFMKIMDWMWALKLPGTNIPLFVIWVIGGVINVILLLVNSSRGLSSVSRSSLQASKQISKGVKNISNDSKSDNKESNK, encoded by the coding sequence ATGATTAATTTACTTGCTAATGATGTATGAAATGGTGCCATTAATGTTGTAGTCGATATTTTTATGAAAATTATGGATTGAATGTGAGCATTAAAATTGCCTGGTACAAATATTCCTTTATTTGTAATTTGAGTAATTGGTGGTGTTATAAATGTTATTTTGTTATTAGTTAATAGTTCTCGTGGTTTAAGTTCAGTTTCTCGTTCATCTTTACAAGCAAGTAAGCAAATATCTAAGGGGGTTAAAAATATAAGTAATGATTCTAAAAGTGATAATAAGGAGAGTAATAAATAA
- a CDS encoding Spiroplasmavirus-related protein, producing the protein MIKLIFFFVIGLTVGFGFIANIVMATDLGFSTVKHYLESANDFYKLVAHLFIIATHPIFQLYIAFGIIIMGIRLIFIA; encoded by the coding sequence ATGATTAAGTTAATATTTTTCTTTGTTATTGGTTTAACTGTTGGTTTTGGTTTTATTGCTAATATTGTTATGGCAACAGATTTAGGTTTTTCAACTGTTAAACATTATTTAGAATCTGCTAACGATTTTTATAAATTGGTAGCACATTTATTTATTATTGCGACACATCCTATTTTTCAGTTATATATTGCGTTTGGAATTATCATTATGGGAATTAGACTTATTTTTATTGCATAG
- a CDS encoding Spiroplasmavirus-related protein: MRKRLLDVFIVFYLIFGWIFLFCGTVTTNNFSNTYKLYLKNNDTFKELTYDKANEYDFQSTLMLRQDYFMQGLDPSNYAFSFGIKLGGWDGLSADKNDNNYWFKLFTTNYRSYEITWNSQDISKGWQGKLILDNDSTGRFLKIIVYKNKIKYDFIFNIDIFEYLFFPIVSNQSYRHFDLNYLIFNSNYKNLINMDIIKNSNSQYFINDVKQDTFSLESFFQILDYFYSNILRVIFDISNFKEFIYFNSSNENTGFAFFVKNGFLLYPKSMLFNILRFPDLSATYLNPIVNLYNAYNINVNQNYYSFFSNWQYQTDILPSNNDKYTQSIKLLDMTDKSKYQGFNLITFNAINIGKDSSISVNGFNFSLYNATDWNNEINNGNIWRIPYKSCSWYNLACHIQNAAIWLVNNLPGMKDVYNFINGIVHVFSNVSELFNNIGNLFAFDITFKIMLSSILVLAMVNGLLRYF, encoded by the coding sequence ATGCGAAAACGATTATTAGATGTATTTATTGTTTTTTATTTAATATTTGGTTGAATATTTCTTTTTTGTGGTACTGTAACAACTAATAATTTTAGCAATACCTATAAATTGTATTTAAAAAATAATGATACTTTTAAAGAATTAACTTATGACAAAGCAAATGAATATGATTTTCAGTCTACTTTAATGCTACGACAAGACTATTTTATGCAAGGTTTAGATCCTAGTAATTATGCATTTAGTTTTGGTATTAAATTGGGTGGTTGAGATGGTTTAAGTGCTGATAAAAATGATAATAATTATTGATTTAAACTTTTTACAACAAATTATAGGAGTTATGAAATTACTTGAAATTCACAAGATATTTCAAAGGGATGACAAGGAAAATTAATTTTAGATAATGATAGTACTGGTAGATTTTTAAAAATTATTGTTTATAAAAATAAAATAAAATATGATTTTATTTTTAATATAGATATATTTGAATATTTATTTTTTCCTATTGTTTCCAATCAAAGTTATAGACATTTTGATTTGAATTATTTAATTTTTAATTCTAATTATAAAAATTTAATTAATATGGATATTATTAAAAATTCTAATTCTCAATATTTTATTAATGATGTTAAGCAAGATACTTTTTCTTTGGAAAGTTTTTTTCAAATTTTAGATTATTTTTATTCTAATATTTTAAGAGTTATATTTGATATTTCTAATTTTAAAGAATTTATTTATTTTAATTCTTCTAACGAGAATACTGGTTTTGCTTTTTTTGTAAAAAATGGTTTTTTATTATATCCAAAATCAATGCTTTTTAATATTTTAAGATTCCCTGATTTATCAGCAACTTATTTAAACCCAATAGTTAATTTATATAATGCTTATAATATAAATGTTAATCAAAATTATTATTCTTTTTTTTCAAATTGACAATATCAAACTGATATTTTGCCTTCTAATAATGATAAGTATACTCAATCAATAAAATTATTAGATATGACAGATAAATCAAAATATCAAGGTTTTAATTTGATTACTTTTAATGCTATTAATATTGGTAAAGATAGTTCTATTTCAGTTAATGGTTTTAATTTTAGCCTTTATAATGCTACTGATTGAAATAATGAAATTAATAATGGTAATATTTGACGAATACCATATAAAAGTTGTAGTTGATATAATTTAGCGTGTCATATACAAAATGCGGCGATTTGATTGGTAAATAATTTGCCTGGTATGAAAGATGTATATAATTTTATTAATGGGATAGTACATGTATTTAGCAATGTGTCTGAGTTGTTTAATAATATTGGTAATTTATTTGCCTTTGATATTACATTTAAGATTATGTTAAGTTCTATTTTAGTGTTAGCGATGGTTAATGGACTTTTACGCTATTTTTAG
- a CDS encoding glycerol uptake facilitator protein: MTNTQLFFQHFGLELFGTMILIILGNGVVANILLKKTKGNGQGFFAITAGWGFAVLIGAMISSALHGVAHLNPAVTIAMVVQRTFFVDNGWFLLPALLLGQIVGAVIGQIIVDVFYWKHIKDTVTDNPDFILAMHATGPTHRNPFFNFFAEFIGTFVLIAAILAIGKYSSGNLGPFAPFFVGLTVFGIGLSLGGTTGYAINPVRDLIPRIVHFVLPLKNKGTSDWSYSWIPVIAPITAGVVTSGIFLLF; the protein is encoded by the coding sequence ATGACAAATACCCAATTATTTTTTCAACACTTTGGTCTAGAATTATTTGGTACAATGATATTAATAATTTTAGGTAATGGTGTTGTTGCCAATATTTTGTTAAAAAAGACTAAAGGAAATGGCCAAGGGTTTTTTGCAATTACGGCTGGTTGAGGATTTGCTGTTTTAATTGGAGCAATGATTAGTAGTGCTTTGCATGGCGTTGCTCATTTAAACCCAGCTGTTACTATCGCCATGGTTGTTCAACGAACTTTTTTTGTTGACAATGGTTGATTTTTATTGCCTGCCTTATTACTAGGGCAAATTGTTGGAGCAGTTATTGGTCAAATTATTGTTGATGTATTTTATTGAAAACACATTAAAGATACAGTAACTGATAATCCTGACTTTATTCTTGCAATGCATGCGACAGGGCCAACTCATCGTAACCCATTTTTTAACTTTTTTGCAGAATTTATTGGAACTTTTGTCTTAATTGCCGCAATATTAGCAATTGGAAAATATAGTAGTGGCAACTTAGGACCATTTGCACCATTTTTTGTTGGTCTAACAGTCTTTGGAATTGGTTTATCATTAGGGGGAACAACCGGCTATGCAATTAATCCAGTGCGTGATTTAATTCCAAGAATTGTTCATTTTGTATTACCGCTTAAAAACAAAGGGACATCAGATTGAAGTTATAGTTGAATTCCAGTTATCGCTCCAATCACAGCAGGAGTTGTAACTAGCGGAATCTTTTTATTATTTTAG
- a CDS encoding glycerol-3-phosphate dehydrogenase: MGNKPTYDVCIIGGGVIGAAISRELSRYQLKTITIEKNKKVAMETSAGNSGVIHGGFDPTPGKLTAKLNIEGHKLYQTIFKELNIPHQQVNSLVIAFTAEEQEHLQMLYERGITNHVNPKDLRLIDQAEVKTLEPNISNQVLSALLCTSSWVVDPVILTKSFFSNSIKNHQELVLDHLVTNIKYHPEQSHFEITSLHHNQTITYFAKYLINAAGHYCDILAAQAGYPDYELVTKRGEYRVLEKSEGNLVNNIIFMVPTIHGKGVIVAPMLDGHLLVGPTAEDNVPKAETRLVTTAMYEKIGQIGVKIIPNLKMEKTCQTFAGSRPIEPLSKDFYLKPAHDNPKFINVAGTKSPGLSSAPAIAKYICHLLSDAGCQLVKNPDFDPIQLEIIPTI, from the coding sequence ATGGGAAATAAACCAACTTATGATGTTTGTATCATTGGTGGTGGTGTCATTGGAGCTGCGATTAGTCGCGAATTAAGTCGTTATCAATTAAAAACCATTACCATTGAAAAAAATAAAAAGGTAGCAATGGAAACATCAGCTGGAAATTCTGGAGTTATTCACGGTGGATTTGATCCAACTCCGGGAAAATTAACAGCAAAATTAAATATTGAAGGACACAAACTTTATCAAACTATTTTTAAGGAATTAAATATTCCCCACCAACAAGTTAATTCATTAGTAATTGCTTTTACTGCGGAGGAACAAGAACACTTACAAATGCTATATGAACGAGGAATAACGAATCATGTTAATCCAAAAGATTTACGCTTAATCGACCAAGCAGAAGTTAAAACATTAGAACCAAATATTAGTAATCAGGTTCTTAGTGCTTTACTATGTACTTCATCTTGGGTTGTTGATCCAGTTATTTTAACAAAAAGTTTTTTTTCAAATAGTATTAAAAATCATCAAGAATTAGTGTTGGACCATCTTGTTACAAATATTAAATATCATCCAGAACAAAGTCACTTTGAAATTACAAGTTTACATCATAATCAAACAATAACTTATTTTGCAAAATACTTAATTAATGCTGCTGGTCACTATTGTGATATTTTAGCAGCCCAAGCAGGTTATCCTGATTATGAATTAGTAACAAAGCGAGGAGAATACCGTGTTTTGGAAAAAAGTGAAGGAAATTTAGTTAATAATATTATCTTTATGGTTCCAACTATTCACGGAAAAGGTGTCATTGTCGCACCAATGTTAGATGGCCATCTGCTAGTCGGACCAACAGCAGAAGATAATGTTCCAAAAGCAGAAACACGCTTAGTAACAACAGCAATGTATGAAAAAATTGGACAAATTGGAGTTAAAATTATTCCTAACCTTAAAATGGAAAAAACTTGTCAAACCTTTGCTGGATCGCGTCCAATTGAACCACTTTCAAAAGATTTTTATTTAAAACCAGCACATGATAATCCAAAATTTATTAATGTTGCTGGAACAAAATCACCTGGTTTAAGCAGTGCTCCAGCCATTGCTAAATATATTTGTCATTTACTATCTGATGCTGGTTGTCAATTAGTAAAAAACCCGGATTTTGATCCAATTCAATTAGAAATTATTCCAACAATTTAA
- a CDS encoding glycerol kinase gives MSKYIISLDEGTTSCRTLVINQQGEIISSDALEFSQIFPRAGWVEHDAVEIWNSQRTTLVQSLNKAKIKPSEIAGIGITNQRETVVMWDKRSGLPIYNAIVWQDRRTAAYCDELIAEGKSDLIQAKTGLVINPYFSATKIKWILDNVEGARQLAKENNLLFGTIDTWLIYRLTGGKIHITDSTNASRTMLFNIHTKQWDDELLTLLDIPKNILPMVKSSSEIYGYTFPGLLSKETDIQIPIASAIGDQQAALFGQLCLEPGEVKNTYGTGCFILMNTGEKPVTSKNGLLTTIALDYQNKITYALEGSVFVAGAAIQWLRDQIKIVYHASETDWYTNLVQDDQQVYVVPSFTGLGSPYWDSYSRGAIFGLERGTKREHLVKATLESLAYQSYDVITAMAEDLQQPIKRIKVDGGASRNEYLMQFQADISQVEVIRPQNIETTAMGAAFLAGLAVGFWTSPTEIKKILVVGKKYHAKLKQEIVTKLLKGWKVAVKRTLNWLKDIE, from the coding sequence ATGTCAAAATATATTATCAGTCTTGATGAAGGAACCACAAGCTGTCGTACTCTTGTTATTAATCAACAAGGTGAAATCATTTCTAGTGATGCCTTAGAATTTAGCCAAATTTTTCCTAGAGCTGGTTGAGTTGAACATGATGCTGTTGAAATTTGAAACTCGCAACGAACAACTCTTGTTCAATCGTTAAATAAAGCAAAAATAAAACCAAGTGAAATTGCCGGAATTGGTATTACCAATCAACGTGAAACAGTAGTTATGTGAGATAAACGCTCAGGATTACCAATTTATAATGCTATTGTCTGACAAGATCGTAGAACAGCCGCTTATTGTGATGAATTAATTGCGGAAGGAAAAAGTGATCTTATTCAAGCAAAAACTGGTTTAGTAATTAACCCATATTTTTCAGCAACAAAAATCAAATGAATTTTAGACAATGTTGAAGGTGCACGCCAATTAGCAAAAGAAAATAATCTTTTATTTGGGACAATTGATACTTGACTAATTTATCGTCTAACAGGAGGTAAAATTCATATCACTGACTCAACTAATGCTAGTCGGACAATGCTATTCAATATTCATACTAAACAATGAGATGATGAACTATTAACTTTACTAGATATTCCAAAAAATATTTTACCAATGGTAAAATCATCATCAGAAATTTATGGTTATACTTTCCCCGGTTTATTAAGTAAAGAAACTGATATCCAAATTCCAATTGCAAGTGCTATTGGTGACCAACAAGCTGCTTTATTTGGTCAATTATGTTTAGAACCAGGGGAAGTTAAAAACACTTATGGAACGGGATGTTTTATTTTAATGAATACTGGTGAAAAACCAGTTACATCAAAAAATGGTTTATTAACAACCATTGCGCTAGATTATCAAAACAAAATTACTTATGCCTTAGAAGGGTCAGTCTTTGTTGCTGGCGCTGCTATTCAATGACTTCGTGATCAAATTAAAATTGTTTATCATGCTAGTGAAACAGATTGATATACTAATCTTGTTCAAGATGACCAGCAAGTTTATGTGGTTCCTTCCTTTACCGGGTTAGGATCACCTTACTGAGATTCTTATTCACGGGGAGCAATTTTTGGATTAGAACGAGGAACAAAGCGCGAACATTTAGTTAAAGCAACATTAGAATCACTAGCTTACCAATCATATGATGTTATTACTGCAATGGCTGAAGATTTACAACAACCAATTAAACGAATTAAAGTTGATGGTGGCGCTAGTCGGAATGAATATTTAATGCAATTCCAAGCTGATATTTCACAAGTAGAAGTAATTCGACCTCAAAATATTGAAACAACAGCTATGGGAGCTGCTTTTCTAGCCGGATTAGCTGTTGGATTCTGAACATCACCAACAGAAATTAAAAAAATATTAGTAGTTGGAAAAAAATATCATGCTAAATTAAAACAAGAAATTGTTACAAAATTATTAAAAGGGTGAAAAGTTGCTGTTAAGCGTACTTTAAACTGATTAAAAGATATTGAATAA